The Rhipicephalus sanguineus isolate Rsan-2018 chromosome 7, BIME_Rsan_1.4, whole genome shotgun sequence genome includes a window with the following:
- the LOC119398770 gene encoding LOW QUALITY PROTEIN: putative nuclease HARBI1 (The sequence of the model RefSeq protein was modified relative to this genomic sequence to represent the inferred CDS: substituted 1 base at 1 genomic stop codon), giving the protein MAGDDNFAQFVDYVNRNEVILNGTAYAYASPSRRTLKDRLNPMEAYDKHEFLCRYRFTKSAVKKLLAVLPLQENADGRGFPLPPLMQLLIALRFYGAGTFQLVSGDLVNVSQPTVSRVVKRISALLAETLFPVLVKFTEAAQVSGVMEEFYKIGKFPGFSGCIDCPHVPIRSAGGDSAEVYRNRKGYFXIILQGITGPDLQFYDVVASWPGSAHDSRIFDSSRARVMYETGAISGILLGDMGYACRSYLMTPLKDPQRGSPEYRYNKSQSRTRNSVERVFGIWKMTFACLQMTLQIDTSTSLTVITACAALHNLARMLRDPCPPDLQPQTAPSVQQPTSALPNGQL; this is encoded by the exons ATGGCGGGGGACGACAACTTCGCGCAGTTCGTTGATTATGTGAACCGCAATGAAGTCATACTGAACGGCACAGCGTACGCATACGCGTCACCATCGCGGCGAACTCTCAAGGACCGACTGAACCCTATGGAGGCTTACGACAAGCACGAATTTTTGTGTCGTTACCGCTTCACAAAAAGTGCCGTGAAGAAGTTGCTCGCTGTGCTGCCTCTGCAGGAAAACGCCGACGGTCGTGGGTTTCCTTTGCCGCCTCTCATGCAGCTGCTTATTGCATTGCGATTCTATGGAGCGGGCACGTTTCAACTTGTGAGCGGCGACCTTGTCAATGTCTCGCAGCCGACCGTGTCACGAGTAGTCAAGCGGATATCTGCCTTGCTTGCAGAAACACTGTTTCCCGTACTAGTGAAATTTACCGAAGCGGCGCAAGTGAGTGGCGTTATGGAGGAATTCTACAAGATCGGCAAATTCCCGGGTTTCAGCGGATGCATAGACTGCCCGCATGTGCCTATCAGGAGCGCCGGCGGTGACAGCGCCGAAGTATACCGCAACCGGAAAGGATACTTTTGAATCATTTTACAG GGAATCACAGGGCCAGACTTGCAGTTCTACGATGTAGTGGCCAGCTGGCCAGGGTCTGCCCACGACAGCAGAATTTTCGACAGCAGCCGTGCCCGAGTGATGTACGAGACGGGTGCCATCTCCGGGATTCTGCTTGGAGACATGGGCTACGCCTGCCGCTCGTATCTCATGACTCCTCTCAAAGATCCTCAACGAGGCAGCCCCGAATACAG GTACAACAAGTCACAGTCACGAACAAGGAACAGTGTGGAACGTGTGTTCGGCATCTGGAAGATGACGTTTGCGTGCCTTCAAATGACGCTACAAATCGACACAAGCACTTCCCTCACAGTGATAACAGCATGTGCAGCTCTACACAACCTAGCCAGAATGCTGCGTGACCCATGCCCTCCGGATCTACAGCCCCAGACTGCACCGAGTGTTCAGCAGCCTACATCGGCACTGCCAAACGGACAGCTTTAG